The Faecalibacter bovis genome includes the window GGATCTAAAAGATTTTGCATCTAATTATTCAGGCTATTACATTAGTCAATTAGCAAATGCTGAAGGTCCAATTTATATTCTAGCCATTTCGTGTGTGCTATTTATCGTTGCATTTCTTTTTAGAAACATATTTAGTTATTTGTCAGAAACGTGTTTAGTCGATTTACGATCAGGAGTAACACGTGATTTGCGTATCGATTTGCACAATAAAATTTTAGAATTGCCTATTTCTTACTTCACAGAAAAGAGAAAAGGAGATATGATTACGCGTATATCAAATGATGTGAATGAAGTAGAAAGCAATATCTTAAATTCAATTGTAGAAATTATACGCGGACCGATTATGATTATTGTCTTCGTAACCGTATTGTTTATTACAAGTACAGAATTAACGTTGTTTGCAATACTGGTTTTCCCAATTATGGGAACTATTATTTCTTTGATTGGAAAGAGTTTAAAACGTGCTGCACAACATGCACAGACCGAATTATCAAACATTATTACCTATGTTGATGAAACGTTAGCTGCTTTAAAGATTATTAAAATTTTTAATGCTGAAGATCAAATAAAAGGAAGGTTTGATGTATCGATAAATCGCTATAGAAGTTACTTGCAAAAAGTAATGAAAAAACGCGCTTTAGCATCGCCAACCAGCGAATTTTTAGGTGCAGTAACAATAGGTTTAATTGTGTTTTTCGGAGGTAAATTATCTTTAGAAGGAAATGGATTGTCAGGATCAGAATTTATCTTTTATATCGGTACATTTTACACCTTATTAGATCCAATTAAAAAGTTTTCTAAAGCCTTATCAGACATACAAAAAGGTGAAGTTTCTGCACAACGTGTTTTCGAAATTTTAGATGCAAATGTGTCGATTAAAGATAATGAAAATGCTAAAAAATTAGATTCTTTCGAAGATAAAATTGAGTTTAAAAATGTAAGTTTTGGATATGGAGATGAAACCATCATAGAGAACTTTAACCTAACAATAAATAAAGGTGAAACCGTAGCTCTTGTTGGTCAGTCAGGTTCAGGAAAATCAACACTTGCAAATCTTTTGACTCGTTTTTGGGATGTAAAATCAGGAGAGATTTTAATTGATGGAATAAATATTAAGGATATTAATCTTAAAAACTATCGTGATTTATTTGGTTTGGTAACTCAAGATTCGATTTTATTTAATGATTCTATAGCTAACAATATCGCGTTAGGCGATCCAAAACCGAGTGAGGAAGGAATTGTTAAAGCTGCAAAAATTTCGAATGCTGAAGAGTTTATTGTAAAGCAACCAGCACAATACAATGAAGGTGTAGGAGAAGGTGGAAGTAAACTTTCTGGTGGGCAAAAACAACGATTGTCCATTGCTCGTGCTGTCTATAAAAATCCTCCTATTATGGTGTTGGACGAAGCGACATCTGCATTGGATACAAAATCAGAAAAATTAGTTCAGAATGCATTGAATAACATGATGCAAAATAGAACATCTTTGGTTATTGCACACCGTTTATCTACGATACAAAATGCGAATAAAATTGTTGTGATGGAAGCTGGAAAAATTATCGAGCAAGGAAGTCATAACGAATTAATTGATAAAAATGGTGCTTATGCGAATTTGGTCAGCATGCAAAATTTTAGCTAAGTAACATAAAAAAAGCATCGAGATTAATCGATGCTTTTTTTTATAAATTTTTTATTGCAAAACCTAGTTGTTTCCAATCTTCCCAAAATGTTGGATAAGATTTTTCAACAACCATTTCATTTTCTATCTTGATAGGATATTTTACCGCTAAAGGAGCCATACACATTGCCATTCTATGGTCGTTGTATGTTGCTAGAATAGGAGTTTCTTCGAAAATATTATATCCTTTAATTGTTAAAGAATCTTCTGTAATAACAACGATTGCACCGAATTTAGTCAATTCGTTTTGCAAAGCAATTAAACGATCGGTTTCCTTAATTTTAAGAGTTTCTAATCCTGTTAAATGACATTTTAAACCTAAACCAACACAAGTCGTAGCAATTGTTTGAGCAATATCTGGCGTGTTATTTAAATCTAAAGTTATAACATCAGAATAATTGAAATCAGGAATATTTTTTAAAGTTAATTTCCCATTATCAAAGGTCGATTCAACACCAAAATGATCTTTATAAATTGTTTGTAAAGCCGAATCACCTTGTAAAGAATCCTCAAAATAGGTAGAAATAGTAACTTCACTATTTGGGCTTAAGGCAATCAAAGAATAAAAGTATGAAGCAGAACTCCAATCTGATTCCACTTGCAAAATATTAGATTCAATTTTAGGCGTGTATTCAACTTTAATTTCTTGACCATTCATTTCAGCTTTTACCCCAATTTTATTCAATAATTGAATCGTCATTTGGATGTAAGGCACAGAAATTATTTTACCTTCTAATATTATTGTTAATCCATTTTCTAATTGCGTTCCAATCAACATCAAAGCCGAAATATATTGGCTACTTACATTTGCTGGAATTGTAATAGAAGATGTTGTAATTTTTTTACCGTTAATTTTAAGAGGTGGAAATCCTTGGTTTTCTAGGTATGTAATATCTGCACCTAATTGGTTTAAAGCATCAACTAAAACTCCAATCGGACGTTGTTTCATACGATCAGAACCTGTTAGGGTTACCGAACGACCTTCTTGAATAGAATAAAACGCGGTAAGAAAACGCATGGCAGTTCCGGCGTGATGTATATCAATTAAATCGCTTGTATTTGCTAACGCTTTTGCCATTAGTTGAGAATCTTCAGAATTTGAAACATTTTCTAAAGTCAAAGCATTTTGAAATAATTGATTTAATAATAAAAGACGATTACTCTCACTTTTTGATCCAGTGATTTGTAATTTATCTTTTATGATTGTGTTTTCTTTCGAAATTAAAATCATCTTATTTTAATTTTTCGTTATTCTGATGACGGTCGTGATCGCGTTGTGTTTTAATATCTAATTTTTTGTAAAAGGCAGATTCTAAATCAACACCAGTTTGATTAGCTAAACAAAGAGCAACAAAAATAACATCTGCTAATTCTTCACCTAAATCTTTGTTTTTATCTGATTCTTTTTCTGATTGTTCACCATAGCGACGAGCGATAATTCGCGCAACTTCTCCAACTTCTTCTGTTAATTGAGCCATATTTGTTAATTCGTTAAAATAACGAACACCATGGTTATTGATCCAATTATCTACGTCTTGTTGTGCTTGTTTTAAACTCATTTCGTCTGATTTTTTAATTATGAATAGTAAATGTACAAAATAAAAAAAGCCAATGGAGTTTTCCATTGGCTATAATTTAAAATATATTGTTGATTAGATTTTAACTAATACTATCTGCTGAGTTTCTGCCTCTACGACTTTATTCATAAACTCTTTGAATGGTTTATAATAGTCTGATGGTAAAATACTGTATGGTAAAACACGAGCAGAAGTGATTTGGATAAATCCGTCTTTTTCCTCGAATTTATAAGCATATCCAGCTGCATCATTTATGATTTTTTCTTGATATTCTTTTGGTAAACTTTCTACCTTATAACCTTCAGGAATTTTAATCTTAACAATTTTAGAAATTGTCATCGGAGTTCCAAATTCGATATTATAATTACGGTTTTCATAGTTTAGGTTATGATTTTCTAAAGCTGTGAAAATTAAAGGATTTAAAATTATTTTATTTCCGATAACATCCGTTTGTACATTACTGAATTTGAATGAATGACGAATTAAATTTTCATTATTATCTACTGATTTAAAGTTTTCGATATCGAAAGTATATTCCTCGATAAAATCTTTTTCGAATGCTTTTGGATCTTCTTGGATTTCGCTTTTATCGTTGATATAGAAATAATTATCATGATAATTGTTATATGTTCCGTTTAGTTTTCCATCAGCAGTTAATGTAGCGACAATTTGTGTTTTGTCTGTAGACATAATTGTATTGACAAGATTAACTTCTTTAACTCCTGTTTTAGAAATTAAAATTCCACGGTGATTTAATGCTCTTAATGGTAATAAATTTACTTTAGAGTTTGGATCAGTAGCGTCCATTAAAACTTCATTTCCGTTGATGTTTACCGCAGCAATAACGTAATTAAGTTTTGCCATAGAAGGGAAAACGTAATTCAACATTCCGTTTTGAACTGTACTTAAAACAACAGGATTCGCTTTAAGACCAGCTTTTTCTAACATAGAAATTAGCATTAAGTTGATGTCTGCCGCATTTCCTGTTTTTTCGTTATATGTTTTACGGATTCCTGAATCAGTTGATTTTCCGCTGTAATTATTCCATTTGTAATTTGTTTTTACAAAATCAAAAATTGCAGTCGTTTTTTCAAGTTCATCAGTTTTACCAGCAATTATTTCTTTTACTTTATCATCTAAAAATGAATTACCATTTAATTGACGTCCAAAACTTTCGCTATCCATTAAATCTCTACCAATTTTTTCCCAAGTTGTTGAGAAATATTGTGGCGTTCCATTTTTAGGCATATATGAAGCTAATTCGAATCGAACAGATGATAACAAGTTACGTGGATTTAATACATAAGCTTCTTTTTCGTAACCAGGTAAATTTTCTGCTGAATAAGATTTAGTGTTTATGACATATTCATAAGATCCAATTGAGCTAGCTCTAAATTCATCCGTTGTATTATTAATACCTCTACTTCCTTGAGTTTTGTAATTTGCAGTTTCTCTTTTGCTAGAAGTTGTAGGTTTTAAAATATATTGACCTCTAAAATCGTCGCTATAGTTTAAAACTTCGTTTGTTTCTAAAACTAAATTACTTTTTACAACAGGAACACTTTCTTGGAAATACCAAGTGTCTGTATTGTAGTAAAATGGTGATTTTACTTCGTAAGCATATTCGATGATTGATCCATTTTGAACATTAGGAAAAGTTAATGTTTGAAGATCTAGAAAGTTGTGAACATTTTTAGTAAAAATATCTTTCTTTTCAACTTTATATTCTTTCATTCCATTTCCTTCAGGAGTAAAAGTTGAAGCTTTTAAAGACTGAATTTTTTCAAAATCAGATTTTGAATTTCCTTTACCCAGAGGAATTTCTAACGTTAGTAAATGATCTGGTGTTTTATCTTTATCAAAAATCTTGATACGGTAAGTAATGATAGAAGTTTTCATTAAATCACCCGTACTCTGATCCCAATCAATTTTATGTTTAGCACTAGAATATAACACTTCTGCAGGAGCAGTTGGTGTAATTGTACTTTTTGTTTTTGTAATTTCTTCGGTTGTAAATTTTCCGAATTTAATATCTTGTGCTTGTGTAGAAATAGCAGCTAAAGATGCTATACCAATTGTAATGTATTGTTTCATGTGTTAGAATTCTAGTAGTGTTTTGATATTGTCATTGGCTGACACTTGACGTCTAAATTCAACATAATCATTAAATTTAGCTTTTTCGTAATTTCCTTTAATTTGTTTGTAAGTTCTTTTTAAAATATACTTGTTTTGAGCTGTTTTTTCTACTGTTAAATGATACGAACCAAATTCAGATTTAATTTCAATAGGTTGAATCTGAATTGGAGTTTTTACATTTTCGGGAACAATAATTTCAAATTCCATAATATCAGTATAACCTCGTGAAATGTGGAAATCGTAATTTCTTTCTTTCGCTTTCTTCAACGTAGAAGTTTCGTTATTGGCCGGTATTAAATTAAAAATTAAATTGTTTCCTTGTTTCTTAGCAAAATTGGAAGAAGTAACTTTTAAGAAAGTTTCGAAACTAGCATTTTCCCAATCGTTTTCGAAGCGAATATCATTAATATTTGGTTGAGCTAAAACTGGAAATTTACGTTTGAAATGATCGATCTGATCTTTATGTAAATAAGTTTTCACAAACGAATTATCATCGTAAAATAATCCTTTAGAAGTTTCGTGCAAATCAATTTTAGCATTTCCTTCAAGTGTGATTTCAATTGTACCTTTCGTTGTTAAGATATTATTATTGTGATCAAAAACCTGAGAAGGAATAATTTTACCACCATTTTCATGATAGATTAAAACATTTCTGTTCCCACTAAATTGCCCTAAGTGATTGAATGGACTTGTTTGGCTTGTCGCTTCAATCCAAATATCTTCATCAGCTAATGGAACATAAACAATCATATGATTTCCTTGCTGATACATCATTTGATCATCAATATCAACAGAATTATTGTTGGCAAAAAGCACCGTGTGATATCCTTTAATTCCGACTGCATCTAACATTCCAATCATATAATTAGAAAGTGCCTTACAATCGCCGTAACTTTTAGATTCTACATAAGAGTTTGGAAATGGCGAAAGCCCACCGATACCTAATTGTACACCAATGTAACGAACTTTTTTCTGCATGTATTGGTATAAAATTGCGACTTTTTGCTTCTCTGTTTTAGCATCTTTTACCAAATCTCGGAAATAAGCTTTTTGTGCAGGTGTAAAATCTAATTTACCATCTACAAGATATTGATACGACCATTTTCCGTAATCGTTCCAATTATCAAATTTACCTTGTGTACCGTCTATATTAATTTGGTCACTTGCAATAATTACATGCGGCATAATATTTCGCCAATTAATCATGTAATCTTCGTCTTGTAAAGGTTTTGAATTGTTTAATTCGTAATTAAACGTTTTATCCGTTTTATTTTTAATAATGTTATAATTCTCTAAGTTTTTTTCTAAATGACGAAGTGTAAACGAAGTGTTGTTAGTGAATGTATAACTTGATTTTTCTACTGCAAGATTTCCGTTTGAAATAGGAAACCATCTTGGCAATGACAAGGTATTTTTATTAGTAGTCGTTACTTTGTATCGTACCGTATAAGGATAAAATGTTGGTGTAAACTCTAAATATTTTATACGATTATCTGTATATAATTGTCCACCAGAAACAGCACTTGCATCAGACAAGTCTTTAGGTTTAAATTTTTTGATCGATTTTCCGTTTCCATCAAAAATTTCAACTTCAAAAAGGTCGATTTTCGTATTTGGATCGTAGTGTTGATAAGCATCAACGTAACTATCTCCTGATTTGTCTAAAACTGAAATTACAACTTCGTTGGTGTATTTAAATTCGTTGATTGAATTGAGTTGAACATCGGTTTTATCTGATCGAATAACAGCATAAGCATCTTTCTTTAATTCTGTAGGAATTTGATCAACAGGATAAAATTGTGATAATAAACTTATTGGGATTAAAAATAGAGTAGCAGGTAGAAATTTATTCATTGTATAATTTTATTCTTTGTTTCTTGAATCTATAAAGATTGTTACAGGGCCATCATTCAAAAGTTCAACTTTCATATCTGCTCCAAAAATACCAGTTTGAATGTCAGAATCGATATGATTTTTTAAAACGTTTAAAAACGTATTATATTGTATTTTAGCTTCCTCTGGTTTGGATGCTCTGATGTAAGAAGGTCTGTTCCCTTTTTTTGTAGCAGCGTGTAATGTGAATTGAGAAACAACTAATATTTCGCCATTAACTTGTTTGATATCTAAATTCATTACACCATTATCGTCTCCGAAAATGCGTAATTGAACAATTTTTTTGCTAATCCACTCAAAATCCTCCTTATTATCATCAGGTTCAAAGCCAACGAGTACCAATAAACCATGATTGATTTTTCCTGTAATATTGTTTTCAACTTTTACTGAAGCGTGTTGAACGCGCTGTATTATAATTCTCATTTAGCTTTATTCAGATTATAAAATTAGAGAATATCGAGAGATATAAAAATAAAAAAGCCTGTTAAGTGTTAGGACAGAACAGACTTGATTATAATAAGGTTGGTTGTTAGGGTTAGTTGGTTGTTAGGGTTAGTTGGTTGTTAGGGTTAGTTTGTTTTAAGTTTAGTTAGATGTTGTAGGTATTTAAGTTTCGTTAGTTTTTTATTAATTTATAGTGCCGAAATAGAAACTGTCTTCTAAGACAATTGCATAATCCACAGCTTTTATTTTTGAAATTTTAGATGCAATTTCTAAATCATCTTTTATAATTGCTATTCTGTCGTTAATAATTAATTTTTGATTGAAACCAACTTTCCAGTTTCTTTCACAATCAAGATTAACCCAATCTTCACTTATTAAATAATCCAAAAATATTTCTTTTTCATTTTTGTATTGCTCATCGAAATCGAAAGTGACTTCCACGTATAAGTGTTTCATGTCGGTTATTATTTCACAGCAAATGTAGATTGATTAAAAATTATATTTTTACGGAATTCCGTAAAATGAAGAAAAAAAATTAATTTATTTCTTTAAATAAGAAACATATCTTTTGCAATAGCAACTAAATGTATACTATTATTCGCTTTTAGTGTAGTCTTTAATTCGCCAATTCTTTTCTCGATAGCGCTAACAGACGAAGGTTTAATCTTTTTAGATTTTAAGGTAGTTGAAATATCTTGTTGTGTAAAACCTTGCGATAATAAGTCTAAAATTGTAATGTCATATTCTTCGATGGTTGTCGTAGAATTGTTTTTTATTTTATGTAAAACCTCCGTCGTAAAATAATTTTCGCCAGTGTTAAGCTTCTCGATGCTTGTACATAATTCAATTAAACTATTTAATCCTTTTAAGACGATAGAATTGACTTCAACCTCATCTTTTAATCTTTTTAATAAGGCTGGTTTATCCTCAATGGTATAAATAATAGTTTTTAAATTGGATTGAATTTTCTTTGCAGCAGAAACCAATTCTTCACCATTTTTTAATTCTGGATCTAAAAGACCATCTGTTTTGAAGGATAAATCTGAAATTAACAAATCAAAAGGTGTGTTTTCTAAAGTTGCTTTTTTGATTTTTAAAAGTGCTTTATCACACGAGTTTGCATGTTCAATTTCGAAGTCATATTTATCTTTTAGTATAGAAATTATACCAGTATTGATACTATCAATATCTTCTGCGATTAATATTTTTCGGATCATAATAGCTTGTATTTCTTACTTGTTGGAATTTTTATAAAGACTCTGAAGCCTTTTGAGCCGTCAAAATTAATACTTCCATTTAATTGAATAATACGGTTTTCCACATTTTTAAGACCATTTTTATGGATCTTATTTTCATCAATAATTTTTGTGCCGTTGTCAACATATTTTATATCAAGTGTTTGATCGGCTTCTTGTTGAAAATTTAATACAACTAAACTACAATCGCTGTGTTTTTTCATGTTGGTCATCAGCTCCATCAAAACACGATAAATTAATATTTTGATTTGATTTTCAATTTTATCCCAATTAATACTTTCAATTCCTTTCGATAATACATTGACTTGTTCTGATTTGAACGAGCCCAGCATGATGTCTAATTCTTGTTTAAAATTAGTTGTATCAATAATATTATTTTCACGAGAGATATTTCGTGTTTGTGAATATATGTGATCTAGATTATGAATTAATTTATTTTTTAGTTCGGTATTTTCAAAAGCAATAGATTCTACTAAAGTGATGGTTGTAAATAAATCATTCGCCAACTCATCGTGTAATTTCTGAGAGAATTTTACCTCAGTTTCATAAATAGTTTCTAATGTTTCCTGTTTAAGTCTTTGCTTGATGTTGTACCAATAACTAAGAAATATTATGATTCCGATAACTAAACTTGCAACAGCAATAATTATTGAAACTTTAGCTCGTTGTAAATTAATTTCTTTGTTTGCATTTTCTAACGAAAGTGTGTAAACCTTATTTCTGTTTTCATCCACATCATATTCTAATTTTGCGAATTGATATTTTGAATTACTGTTGATGTGTTGCAAACTATCTGAAAGATCAATAAACTTTTCAATATCCTTTTGGTTTGGATTTAAAACAATAATTCTTTTCAGGGCATTTACTTTACCTTCTGTATTGTTAGAAGATTCAGTAATCTGATATTTTTTGTAAGCATAATCTAATGCTTTCTTTGTATCAATTTTTTTGTAGTAATCAAATAAGTGATCGTAAACGGTGCTAAGTCCAAAATTATCTTCAGTCTCAATAAAAATATTTACAGCTTCATTATAATCATCAATTACATCAGCATTGTTATTTTTCAACCATTTTGCATAACTCAGATTATCTAAAATACGTGCTTTTATGTTTGGATATTGTTTTAAAATATCGTCATGTTTTATTTTTTCTAAAATATAAATTGCTTTGTCGTAATCTTTTAACAAAGTATAAGCAACTGCCTTATTATGATTGATTGATATGATGTAATACGGATCATCAGTAAGTTCTAAAGCCTTATCGTACCAATATAATTCCTCTTTGTAGTTTAACAAACTTCCGCTGGAAACAGCAAGATTGTTATAAATTGGAGTTAAAAATGGATGATTTTGATTGTGTTTAACTTGATTTAAAGCTTCTAACGATAATTTTTCACTTTCAAAATAAGATGCCACATCGTTTAAAATCATGGCAAGATTAATACTGTTTTTAGCAATACCATCTTTATCTTTCAGCTTAATAAACTCGTCTTTCGATTTATTAAAATAGTAATAAGCGCTATCTGTATTATACTCCTCGTAATAGTAGTTTCCGAATAAGAAATAAGAGTTAGCGATGTATTTATTATTTTTTAAATCCTTAGATCTTTTTAAAATTTCATGATTTAATTTTAACGCACTTTCTTTCATTCCAAGTTCAGACAAAAGATACATTTTCGATTCTAAGGCTCTGAACTCTAAAGAATCATTATTGATTTCTTTTGCGAGTGAAATCGCTTTATCAAGACGTTGAATTCTTGATTTATCAGGAAGATTATTGTCATTCGCTTCTTCTATTAAAGTTGGAATTGAAGAAGAATCCGTAACCTGATTTTTTATATTTTCTACTTTATTTTTATTACAGTTAAATAATAAAATTAAGAAGATTGAGGCAAGTAAATATTTTAATATTGTGCGTATTTTCATCTTTGAAAAATTAGCAAAAATTTCTGATAAAAAAAACGATTAATCTTCGTATCTGCAAATAGTTTTTCCACGTTTTTTAGCCTCAGAAAGTGTAACTTTTATAATTGGATTTTTACATGCTTTTAATCCTCTACAATTTGATGAAAAATGATATTTTTCACCGTATTTACTATTACATAAATAAACTTCTGTAGAATTTGTTGTTGAAATACTTGTTGAAGTAAGACAAAAGAAAAGAGGGAAAAGTGTAATGTAAAAGGCTTTCAAAATCAATTTGTTAATCAATGTCAAATATAAAAAGCATAATCTAATGATTATGCTTTTTATGTAAACTATTTATTGATTATAAATTTCTTCTTCTAAAAAAGTGACGTAATTCTCGTAACGAGAAGGTGCGATTTGCATCGATTCAACCGCATCCTGAACAGCACATTTAGGCTCGTTAACGTGGATGCAATTATCAAATTTACATTCGCTTCTTAATTCAAAAATCTCAGGAAAATAATTCTGAAGTTCAGATTTTTCTAAATGAACTAAACCAAATTCTTTAATTCCTGGCGTATCAATAATAAATCCGCCGAAAGGCCATTCGAACATTTGTGCAAACGTTGTCGTGTGTTGTCCTTTACTATTGAAATCAGAAACT containing:
- a CDS encoding ABC transporter ATP-binding protein; translated protein: MSSYKKRALSYIKPYKTSFATAIFFNILYAIFNVVALAFMMPILGILFGEEKGKIISKPEFSGKIMDLKDFASNYSGYYISQLANAEGPIYILAISCVLFIVAFLFRNIFSYLSETCLVDLRSGVTRDLRIDLHNKILELPISYFTEKRKGDMITRISNDVNEVESNILNSIVEIIRGPIMIIVFVTVLFITSTELTLFAILVFPIMGTIISLIGKSLKRAAQHAQTELSNIITYVDETLAALKIIKIFNAEDQIKGRFDVSINRYRSYLQKVMKKRALASPTSEFLGAVTIGLIVFFGGKLSLEGNGLSGSEFIFYIGTFYTLLDPIKKFSKALSDIQKGEVSAQRVFEILDANVSIKDNENAKKLDSFEDKIEFKNVSFGYGDETIIENFNLTINKGETVALVGQSGSGKSTLANLLTRFWDVKSGEILIDGINIKDINLKNYRDLFGLVTQDSILFNDSIANNIALGDPKPSEEGIVKAAKISNAEEFIVKQPAQYNEGVGEGGSKLSGGQKQRLSIARAVYKNPPIMVLDEATSALDTKSEKLVQNALNNMMQNRTSLVIAHRLSTIQNANKIVVMEAGKIIEQGSHNELIDKNGAYANLVSMQNFS
- a CDS encoding 3-phosphoshikimate 1-carboxyvinyltransferase, whose product is MILISKENTIIKDKLQITGSKSESNRLLLLNQLFQNALTLENVSNSEDSQLMAKALANTSDLIDIHHAGTAMRFLTAFYSIQEGRSVTLTGSDRMKQRPIGVLVDALNQLGADITYLENQGFPPLKINGKKITTSSITIPANVSSQYISALMLIGTQLENGLTIILEGKIISVPYIQMTIQLLNKIGVKAEMNGQEIKVEYTPKIESNILQVESDWSSASYFYSLIALSPNSEVTISTYFEDSLQGDSALQTIYKDHFGVESTFDNGKLTLKNIPDFNYSDVITLDLNNTPDIAQTIATTCVGLGLKCHLTGLETLKIKETDRLIALQNELTKFGAIVVITEDSLTIKGYNIFEETPILATYNDHRMAMCMAPLAVKYPIKIENEMVVEKSYPTFWEDWKQLGFAIKNL
- a CDS encoding nucleotide pyrophosphohydrolase, yielding MSLKQAQQDVDNWINNHGVRYFNELTNMAQLTEEVGEVARIIARRYGEQSEKESDKNKDLGEELADVIFVALCLANQTGVDLESAFYKKLDIKTQRDHDRHQNNEKLK
- a CDS encoding DUF3857 domain-containing protein — encoded protein: MKQYITIGIASLAAISTQAQDIKFGKFTTEEITKTKSTITPTAPAEVLYSSAKHKIDWDQSTGDLMKTSIITYRIKIFDKDKTPDHLLTLEIPLGKGNSKSDFEKIQSLKASTFTPEGNGMKEYKVEKKDIFTKNVHNFLDLQTLTFPNVQNGSIIEYAYEVKSPFYYNTDTWYFQESVPVVKSNLVLETNEVLNYSDDFRGQYILKPTTSSKRETANYKTQGSRGINNTTDEFRASSIGSYEYVINTKSYSAENLPGYEKEAYVLNPRNLLSSVRFELASYMPKNGTPQYFSTTWEKIGRDLMDSESFGRQLNGNSFLDDKVKEIIAGKTDELEKTTAIFDFVKTNYKWNNYSGKSTDSGIRKTYNEKTGNAADINLMLISMLEKAGLKANPVVLSTVQNGMLNYVFPSMAKLNYVIAAVNINGNEVLMDATDPNSKVNLLPLRALNHRGILISKTGVKEVNLVNTIMSTDKTQIVATLTADGKLNGTYNNYHDNYFYINDKSEIQEDPKAFEKDFIEEYTFDIENFKSVDNNENLIRHSFKFSNVQTDVIGNKIILNPLIFTALENHNLNYENRNYNIEFGTPMTISKIVKIKIPEGYKVESLPKEYQEKIINDAAGYAYKFEEKDGFIQITSARVLPYSILPSDYYKPFKEFMNKVVEAETQQIVLVKI
- a CDS encoding DUF3857 domain-containing protein, with translation MNKFLPATLFLIPISLLSQFYPVDQIPTELKKDAYAVIRSDKTDVQLNSINEFKYTNEVVISVLDKSGDSYVDAYQHYDPNTKIDLFEVEIFDGNGKSIKKFKPKDLSDASAVSGGQLYTDNRIKYLEFTPTFYPYTVRYKVTTTNKNTLSLPRWFPISNGNLAVEKSSYTFTNNTSFTLRHLEKNLENYNIIKNKTDKTFNYELNNSKPLQDEDYMINWRNIMPHVIIASDQINIDGTQGKFDNWNDYGKWSYQYLVDGKLDFTPAQKAYFRDLVKDAKTEKQKVAILYQYMQKKVRYIGVQLGIGGLSPFPNSYVESKSYGDCKALSNYMIGMLDAVGIKGYHTVLFANNNSVDIDDQMMYQQGNHMIVYVPLADEDIWIEATSQTSPFNHLGQFSGNRNVLIYHENGGKIIPSQVFDHNNNILTTKGTIEITLEGNAKIDLHETSKGLFYDDNSFVKTYLHKDQIDHFKRKFPVLAQPNINDIRFENDWENASFETFLKVTSSNFAKKQGNNLIFNLIPANNETSTLKKAKERNYDFHISRGYTDIMEFEIIVPENVKTPIQIQPIEIKSEFGSYHLTVEKTAQNKYILKRTYKQIKGNYEKAKFNDYVEFRRQVSANDNIKTLLEF
- the dtd gene encoding D-aminoacyl-tRNA deacylase, translating into MRIIIQRVQHASVKVENNITGKINHGLLVLVGFEPDDNKEDFEWISKKIVQLRIFGDDNGVMNLDIKQVNGEILVVSQFTLHAATKKGNRPSYIRASKPEEAKIQYNTFLNVLKNHIDSDIQTGIFGADMKVELLNDGPVTIFIDSRNKE
- a CDS encoding response regulator; the encoded protein is MIRKILIAEDIDSINTGIISILKDKYDFEIEHANSCDKALLKIKKATLENTPFDLLISDLSFKTDGLLDPELKNGEELVSAAKKIQSNLKTIIYTIEDKPALLKRLKDEVEVNSIVLKGLNSLIELCTSIEKLNTGENYFTTEVLHKIKNNSTTTIEEYDITILDLLSQGFTQQDISTTLKSKKIKPSSVSAIEKRIGELKTTLKANNSIHLVAIAKDMFLI
- a CDS encoding tetratricopeptide repeat-containing sensor histidine kinase; this encodes MKIRTILKYLLASIFLILLFNCNKNKVENIKNQVTDSSSIPTLIEEANDNNLPDKSRIQRLDKAISLAKEINNDSLEFRALESKMYLLSELGMKESALKLNHEILKRSKDLKNNKYIANSYFLFGNYYYEEYNTDSAYYYFNKSKDEFIKLKDKDGIAKNSINLAMILNDVASYFESEKLSLEALNQVKHNQNHPFLTPIYNNLAVSSGSLLNYKEELYWYDKALELTDDPYYIISINHNKAVAYTLLKDYDKAIYILEKIKHDDILKQYPNIKARILDNLSYAKWLKNNNADVIDDYNEAVNIFIETEDNFGLSTVYDHLFDYYKKIDTKKALDYAYKKYQITESSNNTEGKVNALKRIIVLNPNQKDIEKFIDLSDSLQHINSNSKYQFAKLEYDVDENRNKVYTLSLENANKEINLQRAKVSIIIAVASLVIGIIIFLSYWYNIKQRLKQETLETIYETEVKFSQKLHDELANDLFTTITLVESIAFENTELKNKLIHNLDHIYSQTRNISRENNIIDTTNFKQELDIMLGSFKSEQVNVLSKGIESINWDKIENQIKILIYRVLMELMTNMKKHSDCSLVVLNFQQEADQTLDIKYVDNGTKIIDENKIHKNGLKNVENRIIQLNGSINFDGSKGFRVFIKIPTSKKYKLL